CGCCGCACTCTTGAGCATCGGAACATCGAGCGTGCCGGAGAAAGCGGTCACGTAACCGGCCGGGCCTGCCGGTGTCCGGGAAGCGGCCGGCGATGTCTGGGCGCAGCGTGCGGTGATGGCGGCGACGCTGAACCAGTCATCGGTGTCGGTGTCGGCGTCATCGGCTGTCTCTCGGAGTAGAAGGGCATCGCCTGCGGTGGGGTCGTAGTGCACCGGGGCGTAGGCGTAGTCGTCGAAGGGTGGCGGGTCGGCCGGATAGTGCTCGACCTCGGCGACGGGTGGCCTGGGTTTCGGGGCGGTGGTGTGGGGGTGACCGGCCAAAACCGAGACCGGTGCGCCGAAGGAGAACCAGAGCAGCGCAATTCCGAACACCATGAGTGCCAGTCCGCCCGCAGCGGTACCGGCGAGGCCATTCAGCAGCATCAGTGACTCCCGAACTGTCATTGCCGTGTAGCGGTTTTCCGCCTGGGACGTCGTTGTTCAGTCGGCGGTCGGTGGTGTGGTGGGTTTGTGCGCGGGCCTCTCGTGGGTCTTCTCGTGTTCGATGCTCTCGTCGACGGTGGTGTCCTCGCGGGGGCAGTAGTAGCAGGTGCGGGAGCGGCGATGCATGACCTCGCGGTCGGTCTCGCCGGGGCGTTTGTGCATCCAGGGCTTCAACATCGGCGGGGCTCCTCGTCAGGTGTGGTCGGTGGCCAGGTAAGCGATCGCGCGGGCGGTGGCGGTGGTGAACGCCGGGCGGGAGTGGATGCGCCACCGGTGGGTGAGAGTCCGGCCGGTCAGTAACCCGAGGTGGACGCCGATGCCGTGGACGGTGATGCGCAGGGTGGCGGTCTGCCTGCCCCGGCCGAGTACCGGCAGCTCGAGGGCGGCGCTGGGCCGGTCGGTGGTCAGGACCTGGTGGACCCGTTCGGCGCTGCGGGCGGTGAGGGTGGCTAGCCCCCGGCCTTTGACGGCGAGGGTGATCGCGCGGCTGTGCTGCTCGGCGATCAACACCAGCGTCTCGGGCTGACCGGTGTGGGTGTGGGCCAGGACGGTGGCCACACAGGGGGTCGAGGTCGAAGTCGACGTGGTCACGGGTGCCCTCCGCAGGCCGCGCACGGGATCGCGGCGGTGAGATACGGGCGGATGCGCTTCGCACGCAACCGCCGAAGTTCACCGGTCCGCCAGAAGCGAGGTAGGGAAACAAGATCGGTCATCGGGTCACTTCCAATGGGAAACAGACGGGACAGGGCGGAACGGTTTCGTCGGGCCCGATGCGCTTGACCATCGCCCCGCAGACCGCGACGGCGACGGAGCCATAGGCCGGGTCGTGGCGGTGTTCGAGGCGGCGGAATACGCCGCCCCAGCGGCGGTCGGTCGCGGCGGGCAGGTGGTCCGCGATCGGGGCGGTCATCGGACGAGCCAGTAGATCTGGAGAGCGGTGTACCAGGCGCCGAGCGCTGCGAGGACGAGCAAGACGAGTGCCATCGCCACCTCCAGGATCGCCACCCTGATTAGGTGGTCCATGGCCCATAATCCTGGACCGGGTCCAGGGCGCAAAACTGAAATCAGATCGCATTGGGCGAATCAACGACCGATTCGCGCTATTCTGGTTCCATGGCAGGCAACAATCGATCGCCGCGGGCACGTGCATTGGCCGCTGCACTGCGGGAAGCCCGCAACGCAACGGGCCTGACACAGCGTGGTCTGGCCGAACGGATCGGCGCCCCGCACTCCCGGATCACTCGGTATGAGAGCGGTTCCAGGGTGCCGAAAGAAAACGAAACGGCAACGATTCTTGGCGCGTTGGGGACCGACCCGTCCACCAGGGAGCGAATCCTGGAGATGGCCCGAGACGTCGACCGCGAAACGTGGTCAGAGGTCAGCCAACAGGGATCACCGACGCAGCTCGACACGCTCGCCCGTTACGAGCGCTCTGCCGTCGCGCTCACGGACGTCTCGTCGGTCCTGATCCCCGGCCTGTGTCAGACGCCGGGGTACGCACGGGCGATCATGTCCAGTGCGCCGGACAGGTTCCCCGCGTCCGAGGTGGAACGCCGAGTGCTGTACCGGCTGGGCAGGCAGCGGGTACTCGACGGACCGAACGCCCCGACGTTCACAGCGATCATCGACGAGCCGGGACTCATCCGCCGAATCGGTGGACGCGAGGTGATGGCGGAGCAGCTCGACCATTTGGCGTGGATGGCCACGAAGCCAGGCATCGACATCCGAGTGATATCAATCGACTCGAAATACCACCATGCGATGGTCGGTGGATGGTTTGTCATGGAGTTCGCCGAGGCTGACCCGGTGATCCAGCTGGAGCACTTCAACGCTTCCACGTTTGTGCACGCGAGGCTGACCACAAGATCATTCATAGAGGCGCGGGATAACCTCCTGGACGTCTCGATGAGTCCGGAAGAGTCGGTCCAGCTGATCGCGACGCACGCGGATCACCACCGTCGAGGAGACGAACTCTATGACCGTACCTAAGAACTCCCTGTGGGGGTGGCGGAAGACGGCCCGGAGTGGGCCGGAAGGCAACTGCGTCGAACTCGGCCAAGCCCCCGGCTTGGTTGGTATCCGGGACACGAAGAACCGGGATGGCGGCACGTTGGTTGTAGATCGGGAGCTGTTCGGCGCGTTCCTGGCCGCAGTGAAGACCAACCGTCTCGGCTGAGCTGCCACGAGAACAGCCTCCGGACCACGCCGGGCGGAGGCTGTTTTCCGTCCTCTTGCCATCGATGCGGACCGTCACCGTCAAGGAGATGAGATCTATGCCCAGACATAGCCGCTGGACAAAGTCCCATCGATCAGGGGCTCAATCCAACTGCGTCGAGATCGGGCAGGCTCCCGGCTTGGTCGGCATCAGAGACACCAAGAACCGCGACGGCGGCACCCTCGTGGTCGAACGCGCGGCGTTCGGCGCGTTCCTGACCGCGGTGAAGACCAACCGCCTCGGCTGACCTGCCCCGAGAACAGCCTCCGGACCACGCCGGGCCGGAGGCTGTTTTTCCGGTCCTCTAGCCATTGATGCGGACCATCACCGTCGAGATCGGGCAGGCTCCCGGCTTGGTCGGCATCAGAGACACCAAGAACCGCAGCGGCGGGACTCTCGTGATCGAAGATGCGGTGTTCAGTGTGTTCCTGACTGCGGTGAAGGCCAACCGGTATTACTGACCTGCTCCTAGAGCTCCGGCGAGAAGTCGCGGACGTTCTCCCGCAGGCTCGTCACCGGACACCCGCCCCTGCCGGCGCCGAGGCAGCAGCGATGCCGGTGGGGCCGAGCCGACCGATTCGCTGGCCGTGCACAGTTTCCCCGCCGAGCGCGGCGAGGATCGGGGCGATCGCCTCTTCCGGGTCGGTATCGGCACGGCAGGTGAATAGGTCGACGTGCGCGAGGTTGTGCTCGGGCCAGGTGGACACGGTCAGGTGGGACTCGGCCAGCACCAGCACGCAGGTGGCGCCGTGCGGCTGGAACACCACGGGCAGTTCGCCGAGCACCGTGCAGCCGAGTCGAGCGACGGCGGCACGCATGGCTTCCAACAGCTCGGTGGATTCGGGATTGGGGATGGTGCAGCCGGTGATGTCGTAGACGGCGTGGATCACGGGGACCTCCGGGGATTGGTCAGACCGAGCGCCGATCGAGGGCCGGGGCGTTGGCTGGGGTGCGGATGAGGTCGGCGAGGTAGTCGACGGTGTAGGAGCGGTGCAGCCGGCTCGGTTCGGCCGCCCAGCGGGTGACCTCGGTCCAGATTGCGTCGAGCGCATCGTCGCCGTACTGGTCGAGCAGGACATCGAGGTTGAGGAACGCCTCGGGTAGATCGGCGTAGGCGGCGCCGTAGCGGACGTAGAGGGTTTTGGACAGCTTGCCGCCGCTGCGGTCGAGCAGGAGTGGGGTGAACACGCTGACCGGCCATTCGGCGGCCGGGATGCCCAGCGTCGCAAGCGCGGGTGCCAGGACGTGGGCGTGCCAGGCACCGCCCCAGTCCGCACCGTCTACCGATACCGAGCACGCCTGATACAGCTCACCCTCGGCGGCGAGCAGGAATCCTTTCTGGATGGAGCGGACCGGGGTGTTCGCGTCGTACCAGCCGTCCGTGCCGCTGATGTCGATGGTCTCCGCGTAGCGGCCGTGGACCGGGCAAAGCGAGTCGAGGTGAACGACTCCGTCGCCCGCGTTGATCGACAGATTCTTCGCGGATTTCTCCATCAGGCGGCACTCGGGGCAGCGTGGTCGGATGCGGATGATCCCGTCGGCCGGGGCCACGATCGGCCGGAAATCGTCCAGGCGGGACGCCATGATGTGTAGGCAAGTCCGTACCGGCGGCAGCGCTTGGTAGATCGAGTACGGCCGGAACTCGTAGCGCACCTGGGAGCGGTCCGCCGCCCACCGCAGCAGCCGCTCGAACCCGGAGACCCGGTCTGCGCGGTCGATGTGGCCGGAGTCGATGAGGTCGCCCACGGTACGGGTGTAGACCTCGCCGTCGATCTCGACCTGCTCGGCCGGGGCGTTGTCCAGCGCGTCGAAGATGACCGTCGCCGGAAGGTTCAAGATGTCTACGGCGTGGCTGGCGACGGCGAATACCGAGAGAACGGTGACGACGGTGCCGATGTGTGGGGTGCCGTTCAGCTGCGCGGCGGTCGTGACGCGCAGCCGCTGCTTGCCGCAGGCTGCGGCTCGCAGCAGATCGGTGTTGTCTCTCGTCAGATGCGCGATCCCGACCGGGGCGAAGATCATCTCCCCTCGGTCTGGTGGCTGAGCGGTTCGGCTGGCGGGCATGGCATTGTCCTTCCGACGTAGGTCCACACGGCGGGAAACTCGGGATCGGCGGTCGTGATCCGCTTGAGGAACAGCAGGTGAACGCCTGCCTGGGTGGCGGCGTGTTGGTAGAGCCGACGGTTCAGTTGGACTCGCCCGCTTCGGTCGCGGGCAACCCAGTTGGCGCCGGCGGTCCAGCCGCCCGGCGCGAGCAGGCGGTGAATCTCGGCGAACCGGGTGGTGAAGTGCTCGTCGTTGCGGCACAAGCCGAGCAACCCGAACTGGGTCACCAGGTCGAAGGCGGTCGCGGTCAGGTCGGCTGGCAGCGAACCATTCAGGCAGTCGGCGCAGACCCGTGCGACCAATGAGCGGCAGCGTGCCAGGAAATCGTCGGGCTCGGCGCGCCCGCACAGCGCCAGTGCGGTCGTGTGCACGCCGCGAGGCCGGGCGAGTTCGGCGAACCGGCCCAGGATCTTTAGCCGTGTGCGATCGACGTCGACCGCAACGAGTTGCTGGGCGCGCAGGGCGATAGCCCACAGCATCGACTCCGATCCGCAGCCCAGATCCACCCAGGTCGGAATGGGCGGGATGGTCATCAGGGCGGCGAGGATGTCCTCGGTGCCCAGGCCGAAGCGAAACCGCTCGGCGTAGTAGCGCCGCCAGTACTTGTTCGCGTCGGCCACGGTCTCGTTCCCGCTCACCGCTGGGCTCCGGGATTGGTGGTGGCCAGGACCTCGGACAGCCCGCCCTGTCCGGGCAGGAACCGCACGTGGACGAATCCGGCGGTGGTGAACGCGTTCCGCAGCTGCTGGATGGAGAACAGGGCCAGCTCCACCGTGGTCGCGTAGAGGCTGTGTCCTGCGGGGTCGACGTAGTCGAACTCGATGCGCAACCGGGCATCGTCCCGGTGCTGACGGCGACGCCGCAGGGCCGCCCCACCGGCGTGGGCGGGATCGAACCAGCGGTCGGGTAACCACACCCGATGCTGGCGGGCAGCGTCGTAGAACGTGGCGGAGTCCACCCCGCCATCGGGATGCGTGCACGCCACCTGCGCGAGCACCTCGACGCCGGGACGCAGTGCCTGCCGGAGCGCGGTCAGCATGTCGGTCAGCGACGATTGGCAGGCGAGCTGGTTCAGCGCGGCGTTCGGCATCACCACGAGCTCGACCTCGGAAAGGAACTCCAGCTCGTGTACGTAGGCCACCGCCAAGACCGTTCGTTCGGCGGGTACACCGGCGTTGACCGCGTGCTCGACGGCGGCGGCGAGCATCTCCGGACAGGCGTCCACCAGCGTCACCGTGGCGCCTGCCTGGGCGTACTCGGTCACGAAATGCCCTGTGCCGCACGGGATTTCCGCCACGTGCGGGCCGGTGCGCAGTAACCCGCGCAGCAGCCGGGGCCAGCGAACGGTGATGGCTTCGGCGCGGGCGAACCGTGCCCGTCGCACGTAGGACTGGACCACGGTGACGGCGTCGCTGGTCGCGATCACGCCGGGACTCCGTAGAACAGGGCGTGCTGACGGCACACCGGATGCACCAGTCGGCCGCCCTGGGCGATCCGGGCTGTCTTGATCGCCGCGTCGCTCACGCCGGACAAGGCGACACGGGCCAGGCGCACCAGGTACGGCGCGGCGTTAGTGGTGTACGCCGCAGTCGTGGTGACCGGCACCAGTGCCGGGAGGGCGTCGAGCTTCACGTGGAGCACGCCTTGAGTCACGCGCGGGGCATCGCCCGGTTGCTGAACCGTCCCTGCCGTGGGCAAGTAGCCCTCGCCATACCCGCAGGTGGCGTCCACGATCACCGCGCCGGCCTTCATCCCGCGCAGGTCGGTCTCGGTGATCATCGGAGGCGTGTCGAACGTCGAGATCAGGATCGCGCCGACGACGAGGTCCGCCTCGGCCAGGACGCGCGAGCGCAGCTCCGGCGTGTTGACCGCGACCCGTACGCCAGCCGGGGCATCCGGCAGGTACCGGCTTGCCGAGTCCTGCGAGCGCGCAAGGACGGTGACCCGCGCTCCGAGCGCAGCAGCGGTGCGGGCCGCAGCCGCACCGACGGTGCCGCACCCGATCACCACCACCTGGGGTGTGACCGCTCCGGCGACCTCGGCCAGCAGCACCCCGCGTCCACCTTCGACAGTCTGAAGTGCTTGTGCGCCATACAGAATCGACTGGATACCGGCAATTTCCCCACCGGGGGCCGCCATCGGGAATCGGCCATCCTCTTCGAGGAACTCGTAGCTGTATGCCGTGACGCCGCTGTCCGTCAACGCGGCGAGCAGAGCGGGGTCGCCCTCCGCGTGGAACAGCGCGCCGATCGACTGACCGGGCCGCAACCGAGACAGCTCATTCGGGTTGACGGACTTGTAGCGCAACACCAGCGGCGCGGCCCACACCTCATCCGGTGCGGCGAACCGCACACCTTGCGCGGTGAGCTCGGCGTCGTCGCAGAAGACCCCCGCACCGAGGCCCGGTTCGGCAAGAACCTCGAACCCCGCCTCGGCCAGGACGCACGCGACCGCCGGGGTGAGCAACGTACGCCGGTCACCGACGCTGGATTCGCGCGGGAAGCCGATTACGAGGTCGGTACTGTCGGGCATCTGCGCCTCCGCTGGTGTGCCGCACTCTTTGTAGGTGCAGCGTCACTTCCCGTGACTGTTCGGGCCAGGTCACCGTGTTCATGGCTGTTGCGCACCGGTTGTGGATTCGTTGTTCACCCCTGCGGCGAAATCGCAGGTGAGCAGGTGAATGGGGGTATCGCAGTGGGACGCCGCGCATCCGGGTGATTACACTTCGTTGGTTTGGGGAGGCCGCTGTCCCGGCGGCATGATCAGATGACGGGAGCCTGGAGTGCAGGACGACCTGTTCGGCACCGCAGAGTTCGATCTCCCGGTCGAGCGGGTGCTGATGTCGCTCAACCCGGAGTACTACGAGCTGATCTGGCAGCGCCTCAAGCGGCACGAGTTCCGCCGCCGCTATCTCGCTGACCGGCCGACCACGTGGTTCGTCTACCTCACCGCGCCGGTATCCAAGCTGGCCGCCGTGATCAACCTCGACGAAGCCGTCGTGGCCAGCCCGACCCGGATCGCCGAGATCGCCGATCAGGCTCGCGTCGGCAACGGCGCATCGGTCTTCGAGTACCTAAAGGACCTGGAGAACGGGTTCGCGCTGCCGATCAGGAAGGTGCGCGAGTTCCCGGGGTTCACCGACGAGGAACTAACCGGCATGCTCGGCAAATTCCACCCACCGCAGGGCTACACCCTGGTGGACAAGAACCCCACGCTCGCACGCGTATGCGACAAGTTCACAGCGGCCGAACCGGTGAGAGAACTGGTTGTGGAGCACCCCGCCTCCGTAGCCTGATCACATCACGAATGCGGAGGGGGCGAGATGGCCGGGCGTGCACCCAAGAACCCGGCAACCGCTCTGGGGGTATCCCCGCTGCGGCGAGCGCGCCTGTCGATCCCGGCCACGCTGGAGCAGGTCTGCGAAGATCTCGACAAACGGTCGAAAGAAGGCTCGTCCGGCGTCACGCCGAGTATGTTGTCCGGTTGGGAGCTGGGCAAGCACATCACCAGCATCAGGTACCGCAGGGTGCTCGCAGACTACTATGCCCAGCCCCCGGAAGTGCTGTTCGCCCACCAAGACCAAAAGCTCACCGCCGCATCCGAGACACCGCGCCTGCTGGTCGGCCACCACGATCTGCGCTCTGCCATGACCGAGCTGGTCCGCGACGCCGGCCAGTACCTCGCGGTTATGGGATCGCGCTCACGTGACGCGGCCTACCTCGACGCGATCGAGACCGTGCTAGCGCAGCGACCCGAGCTGGTTCACTACCGGGTCCTGTTCGGTCCGCCGCACCACCAGGTCCTCAAGGACCACCTGTTGAGACTGATGAAGATCCGCGATCCACACGACCGCAGCCTCGGGTTGAAGACGCTGCACATCGGCATCGTCGAGGACGACTCCGGAACCCCGGAGCGGTTCTTCTGCGCCTCGGAGTCCACCGCCGTTGTGCCGATCCCTTCACTGACCTCGTCCGAGGCGTTCGACTCCGGAGTGCTATTCGAGGCGGCAGTCGCCGAACGCCTGATCGACCACGTACGACAGGTCTACGCCGGAGCCCGTCGGGTCGAGAGTGACCAGGCCTTGCGCGGCCTGCCGACCGTGCAAAGCGAGACACTCAAACGATGCCCAGCAGAGCGTGGATGAGGGGAGGTGCCGGTGGTGAACACGATCGATCACGGCGGTGAGCACGACGTGCTGGCCGCAGCCACCGAGGACCACGAGTCGGTCATCGCCCTGACCCGTGAACTGGTCGCTATCCCCAGCCGGGGCGGTATCGACCCCTACGAGCCGGTGCTCAACCGGTTGAGCGGCTGGCTGGAACAGCGCAACCTCGCCAGCACCGTACTCAAGGACAAGACCGGCGCCACGGTCGGCCTGACCTGCGAGATCCGCGGAACGCGTCCCGGTCCCCGCTGGGTACTCGACGCCTGCTTGGACACGGCGCCTTTCGGCGACGAGACTGCCTGGACCTATGCGCCGACCGCAGCAATCATCGTAGACGGGTGGCTCTTCGGGCGCGGTAGCGCCGACTCCAAGTCCGGCGCCGCGATCTTCTGCCACATCGCCACCCGGCTCGCCACCATGACCCACCAACTGCGCGGCAGCCTGGTGCTGCTGTTCGATGTTGACGAGCACACCGGAGCCTTCGGCGGAGCGAAACGCTACTTCGAAGGGCCGGACGCGCCCGACGACGTGGCCGGCGTGATGATCGGCTACCCCGGTATGGACAAACTCGTCGTCGGCGGACGCGGCGTGCACCGCGTCAAACTGCACGTGCACGGTGTGGCCTCGCACTCCGGTGGCAGCAAAACCACCCCGAGCGCCATCGAGAAGTCCGCCAACCTGGTTCGGGTGCTCTCCGCCGCTGAACTCGCCGACAGCGCCAGCTCCGAATTCCCGATGGCCGGCAAGCTCACCGTGACCGCGATCGAGGGAGGCCAGGGCTACTCGGTCACCCCGGACCTGTGCACCCTTCACGTCGACGTCCGCACCACCCGCAACTTCGACGACGAAGACGCCGCGCGCCTGCTCAAACACCTCGTCGCCCAAGTCGATGATGCGTGGCCCGGAACCCAACCAACCCTCATCCAGGTCGACACTCGCTGGCCCGCGTTCTCACTCGCCGAGGACTCCCTCCTGCGCACCGCCATCCTCGATGCCGCCACAACGGTCGGTGTCGAGGTCGAGCCCAAGATCGCCGGACCGTCCAATATCGGCAACTACCTTGCTGGCCTGAATATCCCCGCCACCGCAGGTTTCGGCGTCGACTACGTCGGCCTACACGGCACCGACGAACGCATCCGCTTGGCTACCATTCCCACCATCCAAGCCATCTATCACGCTGCGGTACTAACGCTCCTGTGTCCGTAGCCCGGCCATGCGCAGTTTCGCCAACGAGCAGTGAGGCGCCCCGGCCCACGGTGGATCGCGGGCGGATGCAGGGCGAAAGTGTTGTCCGAAGAGCATCGCCCCAGAACGGCTGTTCGTAGAGGTCCGCTGGCGGGAACGAGTCGCCCAAGGTGTGGAACTAGGACATCGCGACCTGAGGAATGGCGATTAAACTGAGCGGAGTCTCCTGGTCGCTCATGGTCACAAAGTCTGCCGGAGGGTTGGGGATCATTCCAAACACAACCGAGGGGGGCGGATGCCGAGATGAGCCGGTTCGCATTCGAGCTCGGGAATTCTCGTGGTTGTACACCCGCCAACGATGGACTCCCGGCCCTGCCTAGCGAAACCATGGCCGCATTGGGCATAGTCCAGGACACCGATCCGAGGCTGCGGCGATCCGCCCGTGCTTTCGACCTTCCGGTCGAAGCCGATGACGCCCACCGTGTGGTGATCGAACTCAACGCCGCCGCCGAACGAGTCGCTCAGGCCCACAATTTCGGCAAAGGGATGGGCATCGCGGCGCCACAGATCGCGATCGACAGGGCTGCTGCGATTGTCCGTACTCCGGATGGCGAGTCAATCACCCTGTTCAACCCTAGAATCATCGAGTCAGGGGGCGAGTCGGATGAGCAGTACGAGGGGTGTCTGTCCTTCTTTGACGTTCGTGGGCAGGTTCCCCGCTCACACACCATCCACGTCGAGCACACCGTCATCGATGGGACCACGAAGATCACCGTGTTCAAACACGGAATAGCCCGGCTCGTAGCCCACGAGATCGACCACCTGCACGGCCACCTGTACACGGACCGGATGCGGGAGGGGATCGAACCAATCCCGGTCGAGCAGTACCGAGGCACCGGGACGAACTGGAAATACTCACGGGCCGGGCGCCTTATTGCTCATAGCGATCATCTATCAAACGGAACACATAGGGTGGATGGGGATCAAGCCGAACGTGGAGCCAACTGCGTCGAGATCGGGCAGGCTCCCGGCTTGGTCGGCATCAGAGACACCAAGAACCGCGACGGCGGCACTCTCGTGGTCGGACGCGCGGCGTTCGGTGCGTTCCTGACCGCAGTGAAGACCAACCGCCTCGGCTGACCTGCCACGAGAGCAGCCTCCGGACCACGCTGGACCAGAGGCTGTTTGATCCGCGCCGAAATGGCGCTCCCGACCATCGCCAGACTGTCAGTCGACGAGCGTGAGGGGCGTGGGACTGAACCGGCCCGCGAGCAGGTCGGCGAGCAGGGCAGGCAGGGTCGCGGGCAAGAGCTTGTCGCGGCACTGCCGCAGTTCGTCGGCCGGCCACCAACGGCGTTCGATCAGCCCGGCTTTCTCGTTCTCGGTGGGCTTGAGTGCGACCTGCGGCGCGGTGCTGGGGGTGCGGCCGAGGAAAACGTGCTCGATGCGGTGGTGGTCACGGTCCTTGTAGCGGAAGCGGGATTCGCGGACCCACAGCTCGCGGCCGAGGGCGGGGAGCATGATTCCGGTCTCCTCGGCGACTTCGCGCCGCGCAGCGTCGTGAAGGTCTTCGCCCTCGTCCAATCCACCACCGGGCAATTCCCACCAGTGGTGATCGGGGTCGGCGGGGTCGAGAGCGTGGATGAGCAGCAGACGGTCGGCGGGGTCCAGCAATAGGACACGGGCGCCGATGCGAGGCGTGATGGTGCTGGTCGAGGCGGTCATCCTGCGGCTGGTCCTCGCGGTCTCGGCTGACGGATATGTAGTCCGGCAGCCGACCGCGAACCGGCTGGTGGGTCAGAACAACGTGGGCTCCGGCTCGGCGTGCGTGGCCACCGTGGCGGGGTCCGACGTTAGCAGCGACGTGGTCGCGGACTGAGAAAGGCGCACGGCGAGCCCAGAATGGTCGGTGGGTCGGGTGAAAGTCGATCGACTCGACTGACCCGCCGATGCACCTCGAAGATGTACACGGCCCACTTGCCAGCCCTATAGGAGCGTTGGCGATCCCTGAGATAGCACAACGGCGGGACCACGTTCGACGACCATTTCGCCGAGCGTGGTCCCGCCGTTGTTCGTGCTAAGAGCGGGACTTCAGGCCGAATTCAGTCCTTCTTCGGCTGGTCGTCCTGCTCCGGCAGCGGCGTGCCGGTGCTTGTCTCGTCGGTCGGCACGTCGGCGCGTTCGTCGGTGCCGATACCGCCGACCTCCTTCTCCTGCTCCGGCGGCTTCAGGCCGCGCCGCACCGCACTGAGCAGCAGGTGCGCCACGTCCACGACCTCGACGTTCTGCGCCTCGCCCTCGCTCTGCTTGGCGGTCACGCCGTCGGTCAGCATCACCCGGCAGAACGGGCAGCCGGTGGCGATCTTGGTGGTGGCGGTGCCCAACGCCTCGTCGACCCGTTCGACGTTGATCCGCTTGCCGACCCGCTCCTCCATCCACATCCGCGCACCGCCTGCGCCGCAGCACATCGAGCGCTCGGAGTTGCGGGGCATCTCGCGCAGCGCGGCACCGGAGGCGCCGATCAGCTCGCGCGGCGGCGTGTAGACCTGGTTGTGCCGACCGAGGTAGCAGGGGTCGTGATAGGTGACGTCCTCGGTTACCTCGGCCACCGGGGTCAATCGCCGCTCGCGGACCAGGCGGTTCAGCAACTGGGTGTGGTGGACGACCTCGTAGTCGCCGCCGAGCTGCGAGTACTCGTTGGCGATGCTGTTGAAGCAGTGCGCGCAGGTGGCGACGATCTTGCGCTTGTGTTTCTCGCGGCCCTCGAAGACGGCGTTGAGCGTCTCGACGTTCTGCTGGGCCAACATCTGGAACAGGAACTCGTTGCCCGCCCGACGGGCCGGGTCTCCGGTGCAGGTCTCGTCCGAGCCGAGCACGGTGTACTTGACGTCTGCCAGGTGCAGGAGTTCCGCGACGG
This Actinoalloteichus hymeniacidonis DNA region includes the following protein-coding sequences:
- a CDS encoding NUDIX hydrolase, giving the protein MTASTSTITPRIGARVLLLDPADRLLLIHALDPADPDHHWWELPGGGLDEGEDLHDAARREVAEETGIMLPALGRELWVRESRFRYKDRDHHRIEHVFLGRTPSTAPQVALKPTENEKAGLIERRWWPADELRQCRDKLLPATLPALLADLLAGRFSPTPLTLVD